From the Bacteroidales bacterium genome, one window contains:
- a CDS encoding gamma carbonic anhydrase family protein — MALIKKVNGIGPKWGADCFFADNATLTGNVVMGDKCSVWFQAVVRGDVHYIRIGNNVNIQDGAIVHCTYQKAPVNIGNNVSIAHRAIIHGCTIHDNVLIGMGAIIMDGAIIESNSIIAAGAVVTEKTIVESGSVYAGMPAKKIKSMGTALLEGQINRISKNYMMYAGWYDKD; from the coding sequence ATGGCTCTGATAAAAAAAGTTAATGGTATCGGACCTAAATGGGGGGCTGATTGCTTTTTTGCTGACAACGCAACCCTGACCGGAAACGTGGTCATGGGCGATAAATGCAGTGTTTGGTTTCAGGCGGTTGTCAGAGGCGACGTACATTATATTCGAATCGGAAACAACGTAAATATACAGGATGGTGCTATTGTGCATTGTACATACCAAAAAGCCCCAGTTAATATAGGAAATAATGTGTCCATTGCCCATAGGGCTATCATACACGGGTGTACTATTCATGATAATGTGCTGATAGGGATGGGCGCTATCATCATGGATGGTGCTATAATAGAAAGCAATTCTATCATTGCAGCAGGGGCAGTTGTTACCGAAAAAACAATAGTTGAATCGGGAAGCGTATATGCCGGTATGCCTGCAAAAAAAATAAAAAGTATGGGCACCGCCTTGTTAGAAGGTCAGATTAACCGCATATCAAAAAACTATATGATGTATGCCGGAT